Genomic DNA from Catenulispora sp. EB89:
CGTGGCGTGCCCAAGACGCGGGAATCCTTCCCACAGGCCGGGGTTGTCCCGGGTTCCCCGTCGCGTCGGCGGGCGTAGCCAAGCTGACCGGGCCGGTGGTGTCAAGTCGCACGAGGCTGCACCACAGCAGCGTGTGATCCGACTTGATACCACCGGACCGGTCTGCTTCCTTCCAGGCGACGACGTGACGGGGAACCCGGGACACAGGCGACCACAAGCAACGTCCGGCGCCCAACAGCGCGGCCCCCCATCCCCGGAGCGAGGCCGCTCGCCGCGCAGGCGCCGCCGGAGGCCTTGTCTTTGACTTTCAGGTGCCCACCACACGCGGCCGCCACCCGCCCACCTGACGTGTGCGCAGTGACTCGGACCGGTGCGCGGTCGTGCACACGAACAACCGCCGGCCGCCAGCGCGTCCCCAGGCACGCCACCGAACTGCGCCACCCAGCGGATCCTTCTTAAAGCCCTGCGAAGCCGTAAAAAGCTCCTAAAACCCACCAACAAACCGCACTCGACGCACCCACCACACCCCAGCCACCCACAGCCACACATCAAGCAGGGGCGCCATCATTTTCGGCTTCGCCTAAGGTTTGGTGACCTCGCTGGGGGACGCCACCCCACCAGCCCCTCCCGCCCCTCCCCTCCCCGCGCCGTCCCAAGTTGCGTGTTGCGTCATTCCCGGCCGCCGACCCGCGTCCGGCCGCCCGTTCCGTTGAACCGCAGAGTCCGCGCCCGTATTGACATCAGCGGGCTGATATCCGCGCCCGGGCTGCCCGGTCCGGGCGGCGCTTCCGGCGGGCGGGGAGCTGTGCGGGGTACGAGATGGTACGAGATGGGCAGACTTGTGCGTGCGCCTTCAGGTGCGCGTGCGGAGGCGTCGTGTCGTTGTCCCGCCGCTCTCCGCGCGGCCTGGCCCGTCCGTGATGATCAGGAAAGGGACGGTGTTCGGTGTCTGCGTCACACATCTCGGTCGATCAGGTCCTCACGATCGGTGTGGAGGAGGAGTTCTATCTCGCCGACAGGGAGTCGCTGCGGGCGGTGTCGCGTGCCGGTGAGGTGGTCGCCGGTGCTGCGGCGGTGCTGGGGGAGCGGGTGCAGGCGGAGCTGTTCGCCAGCCAGGTCGAGCTGGTCTCCACGCCTCACGCCTCGGCGGCGGATCTGCGGGCCGAGCTGGTGTTCCTGCGGCGGACCGGTGCGGCGTTCGCGGCGTCGTCGGGGTGCGTGCTCGTCGCGGCCGGGAGCGCGGTGCTGAACGACTGGCCGCTGCCGGTGTTCGACACCGGGCGCTATCGGGAGATAGGGCGCCGCTTCGAGTCTGTCCTGCACCGCATGCGCGCCGAGCCCAACGGCTGCCACGTGCACCTCGGGACGCTCGCCTGGTCCGAGGCGCTCGCGCTGACCAACCACCTCCGGCCGTGGCTGCCGATCCTTCAGGCGCTGTGTGTGAACTCGCCGTTCGCGGGCGGTCGGCACCGGGGCTGCCTGTCGTGGCGCCACTTCGATTTCGGCAGCTGGCCGCAAGCTCGTCCGGCGCCGATCCTGACCGAGTCGGTCTACGCCCGGCAGATGGACTCCTGGGTCTCGGACGGCAAGATCCTGGACCGCAGAATGATGTACTGGTACGCGCGCCCCTCCGAGCACGTCCCGACCGTGGAGATCCGCATCGCGGACGCCAACTGGGACCTCGACGTCATCATGCTGATGGTCCTGCTGGCCCGCGGCCTCGGCACCGCCCTGCTGGCCGAGATCCGAGCCGGCGTCTACTTCCCGCAGATCGGCCGCGGCCAGGTCGAGAGGGCCCACCGCCTGGCCGCCGACACCGGCCCGACCGGCCCCGGAATCAGTCCCCTGACGGGCACCGCCCTCCCGATGAGCGCCTGTCTTCAGCTGCTGCTCGACCGCGCCCGCCCGGGACTGGAGGCGGCGGGCGACGTCGAACTCGTCACGGAACTGATGGCGGCCCTGCGCGTCCGGCGCACCGGCGCCGAGCGCCAGCTGGTACTGGTCCAGAGCGGCGGAACGCTGCGTGACCTGGTACGCATGGCCGCGATCGAGGAGGTGGCCGACGACAGCGTCATCGCGGAGGCGGCGCGTCGCGGGCGGTAGTCCGCTCTCTCGCGGTGGCGTGACATCATCGAGCCCTGAGGCCAAGCGAGGAGGCGACCGTGCGGGTGCTGGTCACAGGGGCGTTCGGCTACGTCGGACACGCGGTGACCCGGGCCCTGCTCGAAGCCCGCCACGAGGTGGTGGCCATGACCACGCGCCCGAACCGGCCACGCCCCGCCACCGCAGTGAGCCTCGTCGTCGCGGACCTGCGTGACCCGAGCCGGTTGAAGGCCGCGGTGGACGGCGCCGACGCTGTCGTCCACCTCGCCGCGCTGACCCGGGTCCGCGAGTCGTTCGACCAGCCCGACACCTACGCCACGATCAACACGGTCGGCACACGCAACCTCCTCGCGGCCGTGGCGGATACCGGACGCGTCATGCCCTTCGTCCACGCCTCCACCGCCGCGGTCTACGGCACCCCCGCGAACCAGCCGGTCAACGAGGACTGCGACCCCGCCCCGAGCAGCCCGTACGGCGCGACGAAGCTCGCCGCCGACGCCGCGGTGAGCGAAGCCGCCGCCCAAGGCACCATCGCGGGAGTGAGCCTGCGCGCCTTCAACATCGCCGGCGCGGTCGACGGCCGCCCCGAGCCCGACCTGACCCGCATCATCCCCCAGACGCTCGCCGTCGCCGCCGGCCGGTCCGACCACCTCGCCGTCAACGGCGACGGCACCGCGATCCGCGACTACGTCCACCTCGCCGACGTGGCCGACGCCTTCATCAGAGCCCTGACACGAGCGCAGCCGGGCACGTTCGCGGTCTACAACATCGGCGCCACCCCGGCCAGCGTCGCCCAGATCATCGACGTGGCGCGGACCGTCACCGGTCGGGAGATCCCCGTCCGGCACAACCCGCAGACGCCCGAGGTCCCGGAGCTTCGGGCCGATATCACTCGGGCCAGGACCGAACTGGGGTGGTCGCCGGTTTTCTCCAGTCTGGAGCGGATCATCGGCGACTGCTGGGACGCGGCACAGCGGTGACAGCAGCCGACTCGACGGCAGCGCCCGGTGGACTCGTCGAGTTCACCGGGCTCAGCCGCTCAACGACCGGTCCTTACTTGCCACGCGAGGCGGACGACTCCGCCGCCTCGGCGAGCTCGACGAGATGCGCCTTGACCGTCTCGAACAGTCCGTCCGCCGAGAAGCCCAGATCGCGCAGAATCCCTGCGGCCAGGCCCTCCTCCGTGCGGATCAACCCGAGCAGCGAGTGCTCCGTGCCGACCCAGCCGGTGCCGAGCTCGGCCGCCACGCCGGACGCCAGCTTGATGGCGGTCGTGCTCTCCGGCCGGAAGGGGATGTGGCCCCGCGGCGCCTTTCGGCCGGCCGGCGGCAACACCGCCTCGATCGCGTCGCGGACCGCCTTCTGCGACCCGGCCTGCGCCACCAGCAGCTGACAAGCCGTGCCGCGCGGCTCGCCGAGCAGGCCGAGCAGCAGGTGTTCGGTGCCGATGGTGTCGTGCTTGGACGTCCGCGCGGCCTCTTGCGCCAGCACGATGGCGTGCCGGTTGAGGTCCGTGAACCGCTCGAAGGTGTTGGGCCGGCGGCGCTGTTGAGCGGCCTGCTTGCTCACCCCGATGGCGTCGCCGATCTCGCTCCAGGAGGCGCCGGCCTCCTTGGCCTTGCCGACGTAGTAGTCGACGAGCTGGTCGCCGAGGTCGGTCAGGGTCCGGTTGCGCAGCTGGGCCTCGCTGACCCGGGCCAGGTGGTCGGCGTCGGGCGTTTCGGCGTCGAGACGGGCGATCAGGTCGGCGAGGCTGATGTTGAGGGGGCTCATGCCGTCAACTGTAGATTGACGATACGGGAGTGTCAACCTGAAATTGACGCTCCCGGGTGCGCTCAGCCGGCGTTCGAGATCCCGAAGGCCTGCCGCAGCCGCGGAATCAGGTCGACCAGGTCCTGGTCCCAGCACGAGGAGTCATGGCCGCCGTCGCAGTGTCCCCACCCGGCGCCGTTGCCGTAGTCCTTGAAGTACGGCTGCTGACCTGCCGCGGTCAGAGCGGCGGCGAAGTGCTGGGACGAGCTCTCCAGCCACCATTCCCGGTAGTCCCCGGTCGGCCCGTTGCCGTTGCCGACGTAGATGGAGACGCCCATCCCGGCGAACGCCGGGGCGTTCTCCGTCGGATCGGCGGCGATCCACAGGGAGTCGTCGAACGGCGGTGTCGTCGACACCGGATACGGCGAGCCGAAAAGCGCGTCGCTGCTGACGGCCGGCTGGTAGGGGTCGTTCACCGCGTGGCACGCGCTCCAGTCGGTGACGCCGGGCAGGATGCCGCTGCTGATGACCGGCAGCGCGCCCTGCGCGTCGGTGAGCGAGGCGACGACGATCTCCCGTAGGACCATCTCGTCGCGGGACAGGTCGGCGTCCCCTGACAAGGACGCCACCTGGCTGAACAGGTCCGGGTGGAGCTGCGCGAGGTGGAGCGCGCCGAAACCGCCCATGGAGACGCCGGCGATGGCGCGGT
This window encodes:
- a CDS encoding NAD-dependent epimerase/dehydratase family protein, coding for MRVLVTGAFGYVGHAVTRALLEARHEVVAMTTRPNRPRPATAVSLVVADLRDPSRLKAAVDGADAVVHLAALTRVRESFDQPDTYATINTVGTRNLLAAVADTGRVMPFVHASTAAVYGTPANQPVNEDCDPAPSSPYGATKLAADAAVSEAAAQGTIAGVSLRAFNIAGAVDGRPEPDLTRIIPQTLAVAAGRSDHLAVNGDGTAIRDYVHLADVADAFIRALTRAQPGTFAVYNIGATPASVAQIIDVARTVTGREIPVRHNPQTPEVPELRADITRARTELGWSPVFSSLERIIGDCWDAAQR
- a CDS encoding Clp protease N-terminal domain-containing protein, coding for MSPLNISLADLIARLDAETPDADHLARVSEAQLRNRTLTDLGDQLVDYYVGKAKEAGASWSEIGDAIGVSKQAAQQRRRPNTFERFTDLNRHAIVLAQEAARTSKHDTIGTEHLLLGLLGEPRGTACQLLVAQAGSQKAVRDAIEAVLPPAGRKAPRGHIPFRPESTTAIKLASGVAAELGTGWVGTEHSLLGLIRTEEGLAAGILRDLGFSADGLFETVKAHLVELAEAAESSASRGK
- a CDS encoding glutamate-cysteine ligase family protein, with product MSASHISVDQVLTIGVEEEFYLADRESLRAVSRAGEVVAGAAAVLGERVQAELFASQVELVSTPHASAADLRAELVFLRRTGAAFAASSGCVLVAAGSAVLNDWPLPVFDTGRYREIGRRFESVLHRMRAEPNGCHVHLGTLAWSEALALTNHLRPWLPILQALCVNSPFAGGRHRGCLSWRHFDFGSWPQARPAPILTESVYARQMDSWVSDGKILDRRMMYWYARPSEHVPTVEIRIADANWDLDVIMLMVLLARGLGTALLAEIRAGVYFPQIGRGQVERAHRLAADTGPTGPGISPLTGTALPMSACLQLLLDRARPGLEAAGDVELVTELMAALRVRRTGAERQLVLVQSGGTLRDLVRMAAIEEVADDSVIAEAARRGR
- a CDS encoding alpha/beta hydrolase; its protein translation is MKHRLAIAAATFAAASLTAAGALVQPAAAHTARTAATAATDPSGPPALSDGFGLTQVTDPSLSNPGLPAPTATDFTISVTSAQVADDPGMVGHHIRITLPSDYYSDPGKRYPVLYLLDGSPGDPCDYFGSAGFPGFNALKGTSGMIVVMPDGGARGWYSNWRDQSTAAGAQNWENFETQQVIPFVDANLRTVADKQHRAIAGVSMGGFGALHLAQLHPDLFSQVASLSGDADLSRDEMVLREIVVASLTDAQGALPVISSGILPGVTDWSACHAVNDPYQPAVSSDALFGSPYPVSTTPPFDDSLWIAADPTENAPAFAGMGVSIYVGNGNGPTGDYREWWLESSSQHFAAALTAAGQQPYFKDYGNGAGWGHCDGGHDSSCWDQDLVDLIPRLRQAFGISNAG